One Mesorhizobium loti genomic window carries:
- a CDS encoding translation initiation factor IF-3, whose product MLLTPPARSPHWRVHASDRQILNETAKETTTIRRPFKAAAPTKDGPRSNRDIRVPRVQLIDAEGQNRGDVSINDALLLAEEAGLDLVEISPNAVPPVVKILDLGKLKYANQKKAAEARKNQKVIEIKEIKMRPNIDSHDYETKMKAVRRFFEEGDKVKLTLRFRGREMAHMELGMQLLNKVREEVATIAKVEAEPKLEGRQMMMVLAPR is encoded by the coding sequence GTGCTATTGACTCCGCCCGCGCGCTCCCCACATTGGCGCGTCCACGCATCAGACCGACAAATCCTGAACGAAACGGCCAAGGAGACCACGACCATTCGCAGACCTTTCAAAGCAGCGGCGCCGACCAAGGATGGGCCGCGCTCCAACCGTGACATCCGGGTTCCCCGGGTCCAGCTTATCGACGCCGAAGGCCAGAACCGCGGCGATGTTTCCATCAACGACGCATTGCTGCTCGCCGAAGAGGCCGGGCTCGATCTCGTTGAGATATCGCCCAATGCGGTGCCCCCCGTCGTAAAGATCCTCGATCTCGGCAAGTTGAAATACGCCAACCAGAAGAAGGCGGCCGAGGCGCGCAAGAATCAGAAGGTCATCGAGATCAAGGAGATCAAGATGCGCCCGAACATCGACAGCCATGACTACGAGACCAAGATGAAGGCGGTGCGCCGCTTCTTCGAGGAAGGCGACAAGGTCAAGCTGACGTTGCGCTTCCGTGGCCGCGAGATGGCGCATATGGAACTCGGCATGCAGCTTCTGAACAAGGTGCGCGAGGAAGTGGCGACCATCGCCAAGGTCGAGGCTGAGCCGAAGCTCGAAGGCCGCCAGATGATGATGGTGCTGGCGCCGCGCTAA
- a CDS encoding phenylalanyl-tRNA synthetase subunit beta, producing the protein MKFTLSWLKDHLETDATLNEIVERLTSIGLEVEHVDDKSSLKPFVIAKVLTAVQHPDADRLRVLTVDTGDGKPPVQVVCGAPNARAGLIGAFAAPGTYVPGIDVTLTVGKIRGVESHGMMCSERELELSDEHNGIIDLPVDAPVGTSFASYAHLDDPVIEINLTPNRPDATSVYGIARDLAASGLGRLVGGAIMPHVGDGLCPVKVTIEAPELCPGFALTMVRGVKNGPSPKWLQQRLIAIGLRPISALVDITNYVTFDRGRPLHVFDAAKVAGNLVVRRARDGEKVLALDGREYTLTPEMCVIADDNGVESIAGIMGGEHSGCDESTTDVLIESALWDPIATARTGRALGIITDARYRFERGVDPEFMVPGVELATRLVLDFCGGTPTEMEVAGYAGHKPKIVSFPLSEVKRLTGIEVPKAESLDILTRLGFEPQGSGDIVKVKVPSWRPDVDGKADLVEEVMRIHGVDNIAPQPLGAHDAVNSKILTTLQVRTRTAKRALAVRGMMEAVTWSFIPAKHAELFGGGQTALKLANPIAADMSDMRPSLLPGLIAAAQRNADKGVGDVALFEVSGTYEGDGADQQRRVAAGVRRGTAKLDGSGRNWAGNSGPVGVFDAKADAIAALEACGAPVERLQIEAGGPAWYHPGRSGTIKLGPKTVLGTFGEFHPKTMEGLDVSGPLCGFEVFVDAVPEPKAKPTKTKPKLELSAFQAVKRDFAFVVDKTVEAGTLVRAALAADKKLITAVSVFDIFEGAALGADKKSIAIEVSIQPVEKTLTDEDFEALAKRVVENVGKQTGGVLRT; encoded by the coding sequence ATGAAATTCACCCTCTCCTGGCTCAAGGATCATCTCGAGACCGACGCCACGCTCAACGAGATCGTCGAACGGCTGACCTCGATCGGCCTCGAAGTCGAGCATGTTGACGACAAGTCGAGCCTGAAACCCTTCGTCATCGCCAAGGTGCTGACGGCGGTGCAGCATCCCGATGCCGACCGGCTGCGCGTGCTGACCGTCGACACCGGCGACGGCAAGCCCCCCGTCCAGGTCGTCTGCGGCGCGCCGAACGCCCGCGCCGGGCTGATCGGCGCCTTCGCCGCGCCCGGCACGTACGTCCCCGGCATCGACGTGACGCTGACGGTCGGCAAGATCCGGGGCGTCGAAAGCCATGGCATGATGTGTTCCGAGCGCGAGCTGGAACTGTCCGACGAACACAACGGCATCATCGACCTGCCGGTCGACGCGCCGGTCGGCACCAGCTTTGCCTCCTATGCGCATCTCGACGATCCGGTCATCGAGATCAATCTGACGCCGAACCGGCCAGATGCCACCAGCGTCTACGGCATCGCCAGGGATCTGGCGGCGAGCGGGCTCGGACGGCTCGTGGGTGGCGCGATCATGCCGCATGTCGGCGACGGGCTGTGCCCCGTGAAGGTCACGATCGAGGCGCCGGAACTCTGCCCTGGCTTCGCGCTGACGATGGTGAGGGGTGTCAAGAACGGCCCGTCACCGAAATGGCTGCAGCAGCGGCTGATCGCCATTGGTTTGCGCCCGATCAGCGCCCTGGTCGACATCACCAACTATGTCACTTTCGACCGCGGCCGGCCGCTGCATGTGTTCGACGCCGCGAAGGTGGCCGGCAACCTCGTGGTGCGCCGCGCCAGGGACGGCGAAAAAGTGCTGGCGCTGGACGGCCGCGAATACACGCTGACGCCGGAGATGTGCGTGATTGCCGACGACAACGGCGTCGAATCGATCGCCGGCATCATGGGCGGCGAACATTCGGGCTGCGATGAGAGCACCACCGACGTGCTGATCGAATCAGCGCTGTGGGACCCGATCGCAACCGCCCGCACCGGCCGTGCGCTCGGCATCATCACCGACGCCCGCTATCGCTTCGAGCGCGGCGTCGACCCCGAATTCATGGTGCCGGGCGTCGAACTCGCGACCAGGCTGGTGCTCGATTTCTGCGGCGGAACGCCGACGGAAATGGAAGTGGCCGGCTATGCCGGGCACAAGCCGAAGATCGTGTCCTTCCCGCTGTCGGAAGTGAAGCGGCTGACGGGCATCGAGGTCCCGAAGGCGGAAAGCCTCGACATCCTCACTCGCCTCGGCTTCGAGCCACAGGGCTCGGGCGACATCGTCAAGGTGAAGGTGCCCTCCTGGCGGCCGGATGTCGACGGCAAGGCCGATCTCGTCGAGGAAGTGATGCGCATCCATGGCGTCGACAACATCGCCCCGCAGCCGCTCGGCGCGCATGACGCGGTCAATTCGAAAATCCTGACCACGCTGCAGGTCCGCACTCGCACGGCCAAGCGGGCGCTTGCGGTGCGCGGCATGATGGAGGCCGTCACCTGGTCGTTCATCCCGGCCAAACACGCCGAACTGTTCGGCGGTGGGCAGACGGCGCTGAAGCTTGCCAACCCGATCGCCGCCGACATGTCCGACATGCGGCCGTCGCTGCTGCCGGGACTGATCGCCGCCGCCCAGCGCAACGCCGACAAGGGCGTTGGCGATGTGGCGCTGTTCGAGGTCTCGGGCACCTATGAGGGCGACGGCGCCGACCAGCAGCGGCGCGTGGCCGCCGGTGTGCGCCGCGGCACCGCCAAGCTCGACGGCTCCGGCCGCAACTGGGCCGGCAATTCAGGTCCGGTCGGCGTGTTCGATGCCAAGGCCGATGCGATCGCGGCACTGGAAGCCTGCGGCGCGCCGGTCGAGCGGCTGCAGATCGAGGCCGGCGGTCCGGCCTGGTATCATCCCGGCCGTTCCGGCACGATCAAGCTCGGGCCGAAAACCGTGCTCGGCACGTTCGGCGAGTTCCATCCCAAAACGATGGAAGGTCTCGATGTGTCCGGGCCGCTGTGCGGCTTCGAAGTGTTCGTCGATGCCGTGCCGGAACCGAAGGCCAAGCCGACGAAGACCAAGCCGAAGCTGGAGCTCTCCGCCTTCCAGGCGGTGAAGCGCGACTTCGCCTTCGTCGTCGACAAGACGGTGGAAGCCGGCACGCTGGTGCGCGCCGCATTGGCCGCCGACAAGAAGCTGATCACTGCCGTCTCGGTCTTCGACATCTTCGAAGGCGCAGCGCTCGGCGCCGACAAAAAGTCGATCGCCATCGAAGTGTCGATCCAGCCGGTCGAGAAGACGCTGACCGACGAGGATTTCGAGGCGCTGGCCAAGCGCGTCGTCGAGAATGTCGGCAAGCAGACGGGTGGCGTGCTGAGGACGTAA
- a CDS encoding 50S ribosomal protein L35 has product MPKMKTKSAAKKRFKITGTGKVLSAAAGKRHGMIKRSNKFIRNARGTMVLAEPDGKKVIKNFLPNGL; this is encoded by the coding sequence ATGCCCAAGATGAAGACCAAGTCGGCCGCCAAAAAGCGGTTCAAGATCACAGGTACGGGTAAAGTCCTGTCGGCTGCGGCCGGCAAGCGTCACGGCATGATCAAGCGTTCCAACAAGTTCATTCGAAATGCCCGCGGCACGATGGTTCTGGCTGAACCGGATGGCAAGAAGGTCATCAAGAATTTTCTGCCGAACGGCCTCTGA
- a CDS encoding phenylalanyl-tRNA synthetase subunit alpha, whose product MPDINLNVTFTLAQISNVASLTLNDATTGLDTLESSLLADIASAADEPAIEAVRIAAFGKKGTVSEMLKTLGAMTAEERQVKGPVINGLKNRVTEALTARKAELKDVAIAARLAAEKVDVTLPVRQSPAERGRIHPISQVIDEIAAIFGDLGFAIAEGPDIETDYYNFTALNFPEGHPAREMHDTFFFQPDEKGERKLLRTHTSPVQIRTMEKQKPPIRIVIPGKTYRQDSDATHSPMFHQVEGLVIDKTANVANMKWVLEEFCKAFFEVPSVKMRFRPSFFPFTEPSLEVDIQCDRSRPGEVRFGEGSDWMEILGCGMVHPNVLRAGGLDPDEYQGFAWGMGIDRIAMLKYGMPDLRAFFDADVRWLSHYGFRPLDMPTLFGGLSA is encoded by the coding sequence ATGCCCGATATCAACTTAAACGTGACTTTCACGTTAGCGCAGATTTCCAACGTAGCGAGTTTGACCTTGAACGACGCAACCACTGGCCTGGATACGCTTGAAAGCTCCCTTCTGGCCGACATCGCATCGGCCGCCGACGAGCCGGCCATCGAGGCCGTGCGCATCGCCGCTTTCGGCAAGAAGGGCACCGTGTCCGAGATGCTGAAAACGCTTGGCGCGATGACTGCCGAGGAGCGGCAGGTGAAAGGCCCTGTCATCAACGGCCTGAAGAACCGCGTCACCGAGGCGCTGACGGCCCGCAAGGCCGAACTGAAGGACGTCGCCATCGCGGCGCGGCTGGCCGCGGAAAAGGTCGACGTGACTCTGCCGGTGCGGCAGTCGCCGGCCGAGCGCGGCCGCATCCATCCGATCAGCCAGGTCATCGACGAGATCGCCGCGATCTTCGGCGATCTCGGCTTCGCCATCGCCGAAGGTCCCGATATCGAGACCGACTATTACAATTTCACCGCGCTGAATTTCCCCGAGGGGCATCCGGCGCGCGAGATGCACGACACCTTCTTCTTCCAGCCGGACGAGAAGGGCGAGCGCAAGCTGTTGCGCACCCACACCTCGCCCGTGCAGATCCGCACCATGGAGAAGCAGAAGCCGCCGATCCGCATCGTCATTCCGGGCAAGACCTACCGCCAGGATTCCGACGCGACGCACTCGCCGATGTTCCATCAGGTCGAGGGACTGGTGATCGACAAGACGGCCAATGTCGCCAACATGAAATGGGTGCTGGAAGAATTCTGCAAGGCGTTCTTCGAGGTGCCGTCGGTCAAGATGCGCTTCCGGCCGTCCTTCTTCCCGTTCACCGAGCCAAGCCTCGAGGTCGACATCCAGTGCGACCGCTCGCGGCCCGGCGAAGTGCGCTTCGGCGAAGGCTCCGACTGGATGGAGATCCTCGGCTGCGGCATGGTGCATCCCAATGTGCTGCGCGCCGGCGGACTCGATCCGGACGAGTATCAGGGCTTTGCCTGGGGCATGGGCATCGACCGCATCGCCATGCTGAAATACGGCATGCCGGACCTGCGCGCCTTCTTCGACGCCGATGTGCGCTGGCTGTCGCATTACGGTTTCCGGCCGCTCGACATGCCGACTTTGTTCGGCGGCTTGAGCGCATGA
- a CDS encoding benzoate transport protein, with the protein MRLSIPISAFVAAIVGFGGTLAIVIAAAHAVGATQIQTASWVTTICLAMAIESLWLSWRTKMPVITAWSTPGLALMAASTGFSIGEAVAAFIVTAILLIATGLFRPLTQLIARIPPSVASGMLAGIVVTFALNAVKTIPVDPWLILPLIAAFFLIRVFHPALSVLAVLVGGGLAAFLTGRVGGLPTPELSTLTLIAPDFTAKAMIGLALPLYLVTMASQNLSGLAVLRAAGYHPEPGPLIGVTGLFSLLSAPFGGSTTNLAAISAAICTGPDVHPDPAERWKTGPFYALAYLIFAIFGASLVAIFAVLPQSLIVLVAGLALMASLANALAIALKEEGDRMAATVTFVVTASGLTLFGVGAAFWGLIAGLVVLFLDRLKKR; encoded by the coding sequence ATGCGCCTTTCCATCCCGATCTCCGCCTTCGTCGCAGCCATCGTTGGCTTCGGCGGCACGCTCGCCATCGTCATTGCCGCCGCCCACGCGGTCGGTGCGACGCAAATTCAGACGGCGAGTTGGGTGACGACGATTTGCCTGGCCATGGCGATCGAGAGCCTGTGGCTGTCCTGGCGCACGAAAATGCCCGTCATCACCGCATGGTCGACGCCAGGCCTGGCGTTGATGGCGGCGTCGACCGGCTTTTCGATCGGCGAGGCCGTCGCCGCCTTCATCGTCACCGCCATCCTGTTGATCGCCACTGGCCTGTTCCGGCCCCTGACGCAATTGATCGCCAGGATACCGCCCTCCGTCGCCTCAGGCATGCTCGCCGGCATCGTCGTCACCTTCGCCCTCAATGCGGTCAAGACCATTCCCGTCGACCCCTGGCTGATCCTGCCTCTGATCGCGGCCTTCTTCTTGATCCGCGTGTTCCACCCGGCGCTGTCGGTGCTGGCGGTGCTGGTCGGTGGCGGTCTCGCCGCGTTTCTCACCGGCCGTGTCGGGGGCTTGCCGACACCCGAACTGTCTACGCTGACGCTGATCGCGCCTGATTTCACCGCCAAGGCGATGATCGGCCTGGCACTGCCGCTCTATCTCGTCACCATGGCCTCGCAGAACCTGTCGGGCCTCGCCGTGCTGCGCGCCGCCGGTTATCATCCGGAGCCCGGCCCGCTGATCGGCGTCACCGGCCTGTTTTCCCTGCTGTCGGCGCCGTTTGGCGGCTCGACCACCAACCTGGCGGCGATTTCGGCGGCGATCTGCACCGGGCCTGACGTCCATCCCGACCCTGCCGAGCGCTGGAAGACCGGCCCCTTCTATGCGCTCGCCTATCTCATTTTCGCGATTTTCGGCGCGTCGCTGGTGGCGATCTTCGCCGTCCTGCCGCAGAGCCTGATCGTGCTGGTCGCGGGTCTTGCGCTGATGGCCTCGCTCGCCAACGCGCTGGCGATCGCGCTGAAGGAGGAGGGTGACCGCATGGCCGCCACCGTCACCTTTGTCGTCACCGCTTCTGGGTTGACCCTGTTCGGCGTTGGCGCCGCATTCTGGGGGCTGATCGCCGGGCTGGTCGTGCTTTTCCTCGACAGGCTCAAAAAGCGATAA
- a CDS encoding nickel-cobalt-cadmium resistance protein NCCN has translation MDNELKYGLGNYQQMRRLVLAVLVVVLFLALLFGQSTFPPDTPVHETIEMFGVLLIFLGIVGRLWSTLYIGGRKSSEVVTGGPYSITRNPLYVFSTVAAAGVGAQIGSFSGIILFAVLCAGAFHIVILREEKFLKEALGAPYQAYLNKVPRFFPKLSLYQEGDTGSFKPRLLLTTLLDGLVFLVALPAFELIDGAQQSGMLPVWFTLP, from the coding sequence TTGGACAACGAACTCAAATACGGGCTGGGCAATTACCAGCAAATGCGTCGGCTGGTGCTTGCCGTGCTCGTGGTGGTGCTGTTTTTGGCGCTGCTGTTTGGCCAGTCGACCTTCCCGCCCGACACGCCGGTGCATGAAACGATCGAGATGTTCGGCGTGCTCTTGATTTTCCTCGGCATCGTCGGACGGCTTTGGTCGACGCTCTATATAGGCGGGCGCAAATCGTCCGAGGTGGTCACCGGCGGGCCCTATTCGATCACCCGCAACCCGCTCTATGTGTTCTCGACGGTGGCCGCGGCCGGCGTCGGCGCACAGATCGGCTCGTTTTCCGGCATCATCCTGTTCGCGGTGCTGTGCGCGGGCGCCTTCCATATCGTCATCCTGCGCGAAGAGAAATTCCTCAAGGAAGCGCTCGGCGCTCCCTATCAGGCCTATCTGAACAAGGTGCCGCGCTTCTTCCCGAAGCTCTCCCTCTACCAGGAGGGCGACACAGGCAGCTTCAAGCCACGCCTGCTGTTGACCACGCTGCTCGACGGCCTGGTGTTCCTGGTTGCGTTACCGGCCTTCGAACTGATCGACGGCGCGCAGCAGTCGGGCATGCTGCCGGTGTGGTTCACGCTGCCCTGA
- a CDS encoding 50S ribosomal protein L20, with protein MARVKRGVTSHAKHKKVLKAAKGFYGRRKNTIRIAKQAVEKSLQYAYRDRKNRKRSFRALWIQRINAATHEHGLTYGRFIDGLNKAGIEIDRKILSDMAIHEPQAFAALVAKAKVALEYLKNTTPNAFESAVA; from the coding sequence ATGGCACGCGTAAAGAGAGGCGTCACCTCGCACGCCAAGCACAAGAAGGTCCTGAAAGCCGCGAAAGGCTTCTACGGCCGTCGCAAGAACACCATCCGCATCGCCAAGCAGGCGGTGGAAAAGTCGCTGCAGTACGCCTACCGCGACCGCAAGAACCGCAAGCGCTCGTTCCGCGCGCTGTGGATCCAGCGCATCAACGCGGCGACCCACGAGCATGGCCTGACCTATGGCCGCTTCATCGACGGCCTCAACAAGGCCGGCATCGAGATCGATCGCAAGATCCTGTCCGACATGGCCATCCATGAGCCGCAGGCTTTCGCCGCGCTCGTGGCCAAGGCCAAGGTGGCGCTCGAATATCTGAAGAACACCACGCCGAACGCTTTTGAAAGCGCTGTCGCCTAA
- a CDS encoding N-(5'-phosphoribosyl)anthranilate isomerase, with translation MALDIKICGLKTDQAMAAALAGGASHVGFIFFVKSRRYVEPVEAGSLREAARGKALAVAVTVDASDAFLGEIVETMQPDMLQLHGSETPERVAELKARYGLPVMKALPLSEAADLDRIKPFIGVADRFLFDAKPPKGSVLPGGNGVAFDWRILAGLDDGVDYMLSGGLNAANIGDALRLANPPGIDISSGVESAPGVKDPALIEQFFRAVRAARDDRAA, from the coding sequence ATGGCGCTCGACATCAAAATCTGCGGCTTGAAGACCGACCAGGCAATGGCTGCGGCCCTGGCCGGCGGCGCCAGCCACGTCGGCTTCATTTTCTTTGTCAAGAGCCGACGCTACGTCGAGCCGGTGGAAGCGGGCAGTCTGCGCGAAGCGGCGCGCGGCAAGGCCTTGGCGGTCGCCGTCACCGTTGACGCCAGCGATGCGTTCCTCGGTGAGATCGTCGAAACGATGCAGCCCGACATGCTGCAGCTGCACGGCTCGGAAACACCCGAGCGGGTGGCCGAACTGAAAGCCCGCTATGGCCTGCCGGTGATGAAGGCATTGCCGCTCAGCGAGGCTGCCGATCTCGATCGGATCAAGCCGTTCATCGGCGTCGCCGACCGCTTCCTGTTCGACGCCAAGCCGCCTAAGGGCTCCGTATTGCCGGGCGGCAATGGGGTCGCCTTCGACTGGCGCATCCTTGCCGGCCTTGACGACGGCGTCGATTACATGCTTTCCGGTGGGCTCAACGCCGCCAATATCGGCGATGCCCTTCGGCTTGCCAACCCGCCCGGAATAGACATTTCCTCAGGCGTGGAAAGCGCGCCGGGCGTCAAGGATCCGGCGCTGATCGAACAGTTTTTCCGGGCCGTCCGGGCAGCACGCGACGACCGCGCCGCCTAA
- a CDS encoding metal-dependent hydrolase translates to MTIGFFRNLTKPKATPVVEREYCVAGRTLPLKIVESARARRLTLRIDSGGQGLRITVPPGLRRGEVDRFLDRHQDWLEQRLAKVPTRPQVRPGIKIPIRGVPHRIVHEPSKRGTVTVSRDERGPLLIVHGDRVHLPRRIADFLKREAKKEIEKLVVKHTEALGKRAKAIRYKDTSSRWGSCTSEGNLSFSWRIMMAPQPIINYLVAHEVAHLKEMNHGPKFWKLCEKLCPDTDRCKDWLKRNGGALQAIVFE, encoded by the coding sequence ATGACCATCGGATTCTTCCGCAATCTGACGAAGCCCAAGGCCACGCCAGTCGTGGAGCGCGAATATTGCGTCGCCGGCCGCACGCTCCCGCTCAAGATCGTCGAGAGCGCCCGGGCCCGGCGCCTGACGCTGCGCATCGATTCCGGCGGCCAGGGCCTGCGCATCACCGTGCCGCCCGGCCTGCGCCGCGGCGAGGTGGACAGGTTCCTCGACCGCCATCAGGACTGGCTGGAGCAGCGTCTCGCCAAAGTGCCGACGCGGCCACAGGTGCGGCCGGGCATCAAGATTCCGATCCGCGGCGTGCCGCACCGCATCGTCCATGAGCCGTCAAAGCGCGGCACCGTGACGGTATCGCGCGACGAGCGCGGCCCGCTGCTGATCGTCCATGGCGACCGTGTGCACCTGCCGCGCCGCATCGCCGACTTCTTGAAGCGCGAGGCCAAGAAGGAGATCGAGAAGCTGGTGGTCAAACACACCGAGGCGCTCGGCAAGCGTGCAAAGGCGATCCGCTACAAGGACACGTCAAGCCGCTGGGGCTCCTGCACCTCGGAAGGCAATCTGTCCTTCTCCTGGCGCATCATGATGGCGCCGCAACCGATCATCAACTACCTCGTGGCGCATGAGGTGGCGCATCTCAAGGAGATGAACCACGGCCCGAAATTCTGGAAATTGTGCGAAAAACTCTGCCCCGACACCGACCGCTGCAAGGACTGGCTGAAGCGCAATGGCGGGGCGTTGCAGGCGATTGTGTTCGAGTAG
- a CDS encoding glutathione-dependent formaldehyde-activating protein: MTAPHLGGCRCGAVRFEASAEPHHVSYCHCGDCRRASGAPVSAFVGFLVDQVAFTGKALKMYENGPVTRSFCGVCGSPIAYVDERLEDDIYFMLGAMDAPADFKPRLHAYVSEQLPFLHMSDDLPRHLKSSVKRPDGTVP, translated from the coding sequence ATGACAGCGCCCCATCTCGGCGGCTGCCGCTGCGGCGCCGTGCGGTTCGAGGCCTCGGCCGAGCCGCATCACGTCAGCTATTGCCATTGCGGCGATTGCCGGCGGGCGAGCGGCGCGCCGGTCTCGGCCTTTGTCGGCTTCCTGGTTGACCAGGTGGCGTTCACCGGCAAGGCGCTGAAGATGTATGAGAACGGCCCGGTGACGCGCTCGTTTTGCGGCGTCTGCGGCTCGCCCATCGCCTATGTCGACGAGCGGCTGGAGGATGACATCTACTTCATGCTCGGCGCCATGGACGCGCCGGCCGATTTCAAACCAAGGCTGCATGCCTATGTCAGCGAGCAGCTTCCCTTCCTGCATATGTCCGACGACCTGCCCAGACACCTGAAATCAAGCGTCAAAAGACCAGACGGAACAGTCCCATGA
- a CDS encoding tryptophan synthase subunit beta: MNKPATPNSFRTGPDEQGMFGIFGGRFVAETLMPLILDLERHWNEVKNDPDFRAELTDLSTHYAGRPSKLYFAEGLTRHLREVSSAKGLGGGAKVYFKREDLNHTGSHKINNCLGQILLAKRMGKKRIIAETGAGQHGVASATVAARFGFPCVVYMGATDVARQSPNVFRMKLLGAEVRPVTAGHGTLKDAMNEALRDWVTNVEDTYYLIGTAAGPHPYPELVRDFQSVIGTEARAQILEQEGRLPDTIIAAVGGGSNAIGLFHPFLDDKDVRIIGIEAGGRGLDGIEHCASMNAGSPGVLHGNRTYLLQNADGQIMDGHSISAGLDYPGVGPEHSWLRDSGRVEYVPILDDEALEAFKLTTRVEGIIPALESAHAIAHAVKIVPAMDKDQIVIVNLSGRGDKDVHTVASMLGMEI, translated from the coding sequence ATGAACAAGCCGGCGACACCCAATTCCTTCCGCACCGGACCCGACGAGCAGGGCATGTTCGGCATTTTTGGCGGCCGTTTCGTCGCCGAAACGCTGATGCCGCTGATCCTCGACCTCGAACGGCACTGGAATGAGGTCAAGAACGATCCGGATTTCAGGGCTGAGCTGACCGACCTTTCGACCCATTATGCCGGGCGGCCGTCGAAGCTGTATTTTGCCGAAGGCCTGACCAGGCATCTTCGTGAGGTTTCCTCGGCGAAGGGCCTCGGGGGCGGCGCCAAGGTCTATTTCAAGCGCGAGGACCTGAACCACACCGGTTCGCACAAGATCAACAACTGCCTCGGCCAGATCCTGCTGGCCAAGCGCATGGGCAAGAAGCGCATCATCGCCGAGACGGGCGCCGGCCAGCATGGCGTCGCATCCGCCACCGTTGCCGCCCGCTTCGGCTTTCCCTGCGTCGTCTATATGGGCGCTACCGACGTCGCCCGCCAAAGCCCCAACGTCTTCCGCATGAAGCTGCTCGGCGCCGAAGTGCGACCGGTCACCGCCGGTCACGGCACGCTGAAGGACGCCATGAACGAAGCGCTTCGTGATTGGGTGACCAATGTCGAGGACACCTATTACCTGATCGGCACCGCCGCCGGTCCGCATCCCTATCCGGAGCTGGTGCGCGACTTTCAGTCGGTGATCGGCACCGAGGCACGCGCGCAGATCCTCGAACAGGAAGGCCGGCTGCCCGACACCATCATCGCCGCTGTCGGCGGCGGCTCGAACGCCATCGGCCTGTTCCATCCCTTCCTTGATGACAAGGATGTGCGCATCATCGGCATCGAGGCCGGCGGGCGCGGACTCGACGGCATCGAGCATTGCGCCTCGATGAATGCCGGTTCTCCCGGCGTGCTGCACGGCAACCGCACCTATCTCCTGCAGAATGCCGACGGCCAGATCATGGACGGCCATTCGATCTCGGCCGGTCTCGATTATCCCGGCGTCGGCCCGGAACATTCCTGGCTGCGCGACTCCGGCCGTGTCGAATACGTGCCGATCCTCGACGACGAGGCGCTGGAAGCCTTCAAGTTGACGACGCGCGTCGAAGGCATCATCCCGGCGCTCGAATCCGCGCACGCCATCGCGCATGCGGTCAAGATTGTGCCGGCCATGGACAAGGACCAGATCGTCATCGTCAACCTGTCGGGCCGTGGCGACAAGGACGTGCATACGGTGGCTTCGATGCTGGGCATGGAGATTTGA
- a CDS encoding 2-hydroxymuconic semialdehyde hydrolase, protein MTVTPPTVLPPTFLDVDGSRIAVRHSAGSAPGIVWLGGYKSDMLGTKAETLSDWAAKEGRAFLRHDYSGHGESGGAFADGTISKWLSQSLAVFRHFSSGSQILVGSSMGAWIALRMVQELRKAGETNVVGLVLLAPAPDFTAELVEPVLTAAQKRDLAEKGFFAEPSDYSTEPYIYTRALIEDGRDNRVMTGPIDTHCPVHILQGLADPDVPSSHALKLVSLLPADDVTLSLIPDGDHRLSRPQDLDMLVRAVGDMAGRGK, encoded by the coding sequence ATGACCGTCACGCCCCCAACCGTTCTCCCCCCGACCTTTCTCGATGTCGATGGGTCCCGCATCGCGGTGCGCCATAGCGCGGGCTCGGCGCCCGGCATCGTCTGGCTGGGCGGCTACAAATCGGACATGCTGGGCACGAAGGCCGAGACGCTGTCGGACTGGGCGGCAAAAGAAGGCCGCGCCTTCCTGCGCCATGACTATTCTGGCCATGGTGAATCCGGCGGCGCCTTTGCCGACGGCACGATTTCAAAGTGGCTTTCGCAGAGCCTTGCCGTGTTCCGGCACTTCAGCAGCGGCAGCCAGATCCTGGTCGGCTCGTCGATGGGCGCCTGGATCGCGCTGCGCATGGTGCAGGAATTGCGCAAGGCGGGTGAGACCAATGTCGTCGGCCTGGTGTTGCTGGCGCCGGCGCCGGATTTTACCGCCGAACTGGTCGAACCGGTGCTGACCGCGGCGCAAAAGCGCGACCTCGCCGAAAAGGGGTTCTTCGCCGAGCCCTCCGACTACTCCACGGAGCCGTATATCTACACGCGCGCCCTGATCGAGGACGGTCGCGACAACAGGGTGATGACCGGGCCGATCGACACGCATTGCCCGGTCCACATTCTGCAGGGCCTGGCCGATCCGGACGTGCCGTCGAGCCACGCGCTGAAGCTGGTCAGCCTGCTGCCGGCCGATGACGTCACGCTGTCGCTGATCCCGGATGGCGATCATCGCCTGTCGCGGCCGCAGGATCTCGACATGCTGGTGCGGGCGGTCGGCGACATGGCCGGGCGGGGCAAGTGA